The DNA window ACAATCAAAATAGACGGGCGGTTATGCCAGCGTCGGTTATCAACCCGTCCGCTTTATGCCCTCTGCAAATTCCGCCCCCGCGTCCACCGATTCCATATCCCAGGCTACCCGCCTGCCCGACCTTGACCAACGCTGCTGGCAACAGCTGGCCCAGAGTGCCAGCTCCGACAAATCATCGGATGCCGGTTTCCGCAACCTGACCGTGGCAACCTGCACCAGTTCGGGGGCCGATGCGCGCGTTGTGGTGCTGCGCCATGTCGATGTGGCCCACAAATACGTTTGGTTTCACACCGACGCCCGGTCGGAGAAAGTGCTGCAACTGGAAGCGTTTCCGCAGGCGACATTATTGTTCTGGGACGAAAAGCAGCAGATTCAGCTTCGGCTAGTGGTTGAAACCCGCCTGCACACCGACGATTACCTCGCCGATGAACAGTGGGATAAGTTGCACGACGGTAGTATTCGGTCGTATCTGTCTGAGTACAGACCCGGCACCGAACAGCCTGGCCCCTATCCCGGCTTCCCCGACCACGTTAGGCAGGGTGAACTGACTCCGGAGGACCGCGCGTTTGGCCGACAGAATTTCGCGGCTATCGAGTGCCGGGTGCTGTGCATGGAATACCTCCATCTGAGCAAACAGGGGCAGACCCGCGCCCGCTTCCAGTACGAACCCGTGTCGAAAATGAGCTGGCTGGCGCCGTAGATAGCTTTTTTGGCAAGTACGCCAGGGGCTATGACTACACAGCCCCTGGCTAGGCAATTATCGTTTCAACCCTTTGACATACAAAGTTTCGACCTGTTCGCGCGCCCAGGCGGTCTTTCGTAGAAACGTCAGACTCGACTTTATGCTGGGATTGCTTTTGAAGCAGTTGATCGGGATGCGCTTAGCCAGTTCGGCCCATCCGTAGCGATCGACAAGTTCGGTTACGATGGCTTCCAGCGTCTTGCCGTGCAGGGGGTTGTTTTGTTGTTCAGACATGAAACGGAGTATAGTTGGCCGTCAACCCGCCAAAGATACGACCGAAGTTTCCTGTTGCACCCGACGCATGGGTTGCGGTTGCCAGTAGGTCAGGCTTCGCCAGAGCCACTCGAACGGCCCAAACTGAAAATAACGCAGCCAGATCGGCGACAGAATCAACTGAAACACCCATACCCCTGCCACCACGTAGTAAAGCTGATGGTACGCCAGCTTGCCATAGTAACCCAGGCCGTAGCCGTGAAAAATAAGCGTGCAGATAATTGATTGCATGAGGTAGTTGGTAAACGCCATCTGCCCGACCGCCGTCAGGGCGCGCGTCAGCCAAGGTACGATCGCAGCCCGGTACACCAGCATGAGCAGGCTCGCGTGGCCCAGAGCCAGTAACACCCGGCGGATGTCGTACACCTGAAACGGAACGGTGCGGTACGTATCGACAATAGTGGCGGGATTCAGTACCCAGCCCAGTTCCGCTTTTACGTAGAACCAACTCAGGGGTAGTCCTACGCCATAGCCGATCAGCAGCGTCAGGGCGTAGGCAGCGTTGGGCAGTTTGTTGGAAAAGAAGCCCCATTGCAGCAGAGCCATCCCGATAAACATCATCATCAGCATATCCCACCCGCCGAAGTACATCCCATAGGTTTCGCTCTCGCTGTTGCGGGGCAGCAGGTGAGCAAACACCGTCGCGTAGCTGCCCCGCATCTCACGCAGTTCCTTTGCCTGTTTTTTGGCGTCCGGTTTGCGGTTTTTCATAAACCCTTCCCACGCGGTTTTCTGCTTCATCTGCTCAGCCGATGGCTTCTTCTTAGCCTTCTCCAGCCTGACCGATTCCAGATACCCAGCCCGGTTGGCGCGCAGGTCGCCGTACCATAGCTCCGTGCGAAACATACCGATACCCATACAGATCACGGCCAGCCCCAGCAGCCAGACGGGTTTGGCGTGGCGAAACGGGTACAGCGTCATGCCCAGCAGGCCGTAGAAAAACAGGATGTCGCCCCGCCACATGAGTATGTAGGCATTGATAACGCCGAACAGCACCAGCCACAGCAGACGCCGATAGTAGTACTCGGCCACGGTCGGACCCGTTTCCGACTCACGCTTATTCATTGTAAACAGCACCATACCAGCCCCGAACAGCATCGAAAACAGGCCGCGCATGGTCCCCTCGAAGGCCGTACCGACGATCGTGAAGGCGTAATAGTCGGCACTACCGGGCGTCTTCAGCGCGATGGGCAGCATCGACCAGAGATAGCCGAAGCCGGGAATGTTCATCATCAGGATACCCAGCAGAGCCAGCCCCCGGATCATGTCAATCGTCTGAATCCGGTCGACTTTGGCAACGGGCTGCGGCCCGGTAGCGCGATCGATTGCCGGATCAATTCGCAGCGTGTCATCCGACTCACCGGCCGAATGAATGGGTGATAAAGACGTTATCATGGCGTGATTGGTTAGTGGAGAGGAAACGAATCAGGAAAGGACTGCTGTGGCCGAAGGGCCTGTTGTGGCGGTGGGTAGTGCCATGGGTTGCTGGTAGCCGTAGGTCAGCGACCGCCAGAGCCATTCCAGCGGCCCGAAGCGGAAATAGTGCAGCCAGACAACGCTGAATACCAGTTGGATCAGCCATACTTCGGCAACGATGTAGTAGAGTTGATGAATGCGCAGGTCGCCGAAGTAGCCGAAGCCGTATCCGTAGAAAAGCAGCGTACAGATCACCGACTGCATCAGATAATTGGTGAACGCCATTTGCCCAACCGCCCCGACCGCTTTCCACAGCCACGTCAGCACGTTGGCCCGGTACAGCAACAGCACCAGACTCGCCCAGCCGACGGCCGAAAAACCCCGCTCGAACGGCAGCAGCATCTCATCCAGCGGCAGTGTATGCCGACTGACGTACTGGGTAAAATCCGTGATTTTAGTCTCTGCGTACGGCATCGTCAGCCAGGCAATACCCTGCCCGATACCCAGCCCGGCCACGCAGAGCAGCCCATAACGCCGGGTCGTAAGCTCGTTGGAAAAGAAGCCCCATCTAAACAGCGCCATCCCCAGCAGCAGCATCGACACAATATCCCACAGCAGTGTACGGTAAAACATAGGGGCTTCCATTTGCTGAATTTTGGGCAGCAACTGAGTCCAGACCGTTGCGTAGTCGGAGCGCATGGCAACCACGTCGGCTTTGTCGGCTTTCGGGTCGAATTTCTGGCTTTTTACCAGCCCTTCCCAGCCCGACTTATCGTCCTTCTGCTCGTCGGTGAGTTTGGCTTTTTTGTGCGCTTTCTCAAACGCGACGACCGTTTGGTACTTGGCATATTTCTGTTGCTCCTCGACCCCGTTCCAGTACGCTTTCCCACCGTAGATCAGCCCCGCTACGACCGCGCCGATCAGCAGCGACCGGGCCGGGAGCCGCACGAACGGAAACAGCAGGATCCCGACAATGCCGTAGTGAAACAGGATATCGTAGGGCCACAGCAGCACCAGCGCGTTGACCAGCCCATAACCGATCAGCCACAGTTGCCGCCGGATAAACAGTTCCGGGGGTGCCATCCCCGCCCCGTCGCGCTTGCGGGTGAGAAACAGAATAATGCCCGCGCCAAACAGCATCGAAAACAAGGCCCGCATCTTGTTGGCAAACAGCGCGTGGATAACGACGACAACCCAGTAGTCTACCCCGTGTGCCCCCGAACGACCTGGTACACGCTCGCTTCGGTCTTGCCGAACGCCAGAATGTTCATGAGTAGAATACCCAGCAACGCTACCCCCCGCAGCAAGTCGAGCGACGGGATACGCTGACCGCTGGCAGTCGGCTGATACGATTCCGTACGAACCGACGGGGCGGGCGGAGGAAAGAGCATGTTCATGGCTGATTATGAGGAGGTTTCAGCCAAGTTAAGTAAACTTATCTAGTTGCGTTTCAAGACATTAACGGAACGATACTCATTTGAGTAAACGGCGATCACTTTGCCTTTCGCGCCCGGTGTTTTTTGCGCCACACCTCATAATCGGCATAAATCCGGTCCAGAAAAATGGCGGGACTGACGGAGTAATACAGGCCATTGAGCGTCACGCGCTGCGTCGGGGCTTCGTCGTAAAGTGTGTATCGATAGCCGGTAATCAGGTTGACCCCGAACCAGCGGATGGGTCTGATATTGAACACCACTGGAAATTTGAGGGACACCGACACGCCCACGCTCAGCGGAATTACCGTGGTCTGCACCGTGCGCGACAGGGTTGCGTCCGCATCCTCGAACCGGTATCGTACCGATCCGACCCCCGCTTCAATTGGCACACTGAGCTCCCAATAAGTTCGCCGGAACAAATACGGCTCGACGTAGGCAGTTGCGTAGTTGAGCCGTCGGCGGATAGTCTGATGCCCATCCCACGGCTCGTCGACGTCGTGGTTTGTGAAATAATACCCCAGTCCAACTTTGATATTGCTGGGCAGCAGGAATCCCGCCCGGCCGCCCCACACGCTTGTCGAGTTGGAGAACAGCGGTTGACGACGGTCTTTGAAATAGAAAAACCGCTGGTCGAGTTCGGCGATAAACCGTGCTTTTTGGGGTCGCTCGTTCCCCGTTGCCGCCGACGAATCCTGTCCGGTACGCTGCCCATGCGATCCAGTCAGGCTTAGTAGCCAACAGCTTATAACGAGTAGATGACGGATCATTTGGTACATGAATTCATGGTAAATCAGCGCGACCAGTTCGGGTTTGTCTGAATCGCAGCTTATTGATTAACCACATTCGATTCAGTCAGTTTATTACCTACACTCACCTTTACCCTATACGCGATGCCAACGCCATTCGATTATTCGCTCGATTACCGAACCCTGGACCTGCGCGAGCAGCCCGACCTCTACCGGGTTGGTAAGGGCGAGCAGGGCGTTTTGCTGGTGCAGCCTTACAAATCCGAAATCGTCCCGTACTGGCGCTTCAAGACCCCGGATATTGCCCGCGAGTCATCGGAAAAAATCTACCAGCTATTCCTCGACTACAAGGCGCAAGGTGATTTCGTCGGTATGGACATGGCTCGTAAGTTTTTGCAAATGGGAGTTACCAGAGCAAGGCGGTATGCAAATCACAGAACGGGAAAAAAATACGATGGGCCCGTGCCCGACGATCAAAAAGGGCGGTCGGGCGCACACGGCCGCGATCAGCTACCCCGCGAAGAAGACCCCGTAAAAGCGGAATCGGCCCGGATTTTCTACGCCAAATACCTCGAAGCGCGCGAAGACCCCGACTACAAGCGGATGAAAAAAGACTGGCAGGCGCAGTACGGCTGATCTTTCCGTAATTTTGCCCCCGGTTTGAGGTCGCCCAACTTTGCACCTTGAACTGAAAACTTTAAACTGATTGTATGCAGCTTCTTGACGGTAAGTTTCTTTCGGCACAGATCAAACAGGAAATAGCGGCTGAAGTCGCGCAGATACGCGAACAGGGTGGCAAGATTCCGCACCTCGTCGCGATCCTCGTCGGCACCAACGGCGCATCGGAAACGTACGTCGCGTCGAAGATGAAGAACTGCGAGGAAGTCGGCATGAAATCGACGCTGATCCGCTTCGAGCCGACCGTTACGGAGGCCGAGTTGCTTGCCGCCGTTCAGGAAGTCAACGACAACCCCGACATGGACGGGCTGATCGTGCAACTCCCTCTCCCCGGCCATATCAACCCCGACCGGATCATGGAAACCATCGCCCCCGCCAAAGATGTCGACGGCTTCCATCCGATCAACATCGGCCGGATGGCGAAGGGCCTCCCCGCCTACGTATCGGCAACGCCACAGGGCGTTCTCGAAATGCTGAAACGCTACAACATCGAAACAAGTGGCAAGCACTGCGTGGTGGTAGGCCGGAGTCAGATCGTGGGTTTGCCCATGTCGATTCTGATGCAACGCAACACCTACCCCGGCAACTGCACCGTTACGCTGACCCACTCGCGCACGACGAATCTGGCCGAGATCTGCCGCACCGCCGACATTCTGGTAGCGGCCCTCGGCAAGCCCGAATTCGTCACCGGCGACATGGTGAAGGAAGGAGCCGTCGTGATCGATGTGGGTCTGGAGCGCGTACCGGATGCCAGCAAGAAGAGCGGTTTTGCCCTGAAAGGCGATGTAAAGTTTGACGAGGTAGCCCCGAAGACCAGCTACATTACCCCCGTCCCCGGTGGCGTCGGCCTGATGACGATCTGCTCACTAATGCAGAATACGCTTAAAGCCGCAAGGGGGGAAGTGTATTGATTATTTGCGTAAAGTCATTTAATCAGGGCTATGCGATAGCGACAAACGCAAATAACAAAGAAGAGTATTCCGGTAAACAGTCCGCCGTAGCGGACCCAAGTCCAGAAAACATCCATCTGAATTCCGCTATCTATTACCCGCCCTTGTGAATTAATTTCGAACCATTTGTTACCCTGATATACTTTAGCTCGACCATCTTTAAAATAGGATGCTTTGTCAAACTGAATAGGTGTAATTAGCTTACCGGTTGTATCCACGTATCCCAACCGGGTGCCAGCTCTTACTAGCGCCCGATTTTCGCAATACGTGGATACGGCTGTGTACTGAAACGGAATTACTGTTTTTCCCGTGCGGTCAACCATCCCCCATTTTTCACTTCGTTTTACCCAGATACGAGCAAGGGCAGATGGTCGCGAATCCTCGTAGATGAGGGGCACCATCATTTTTCCGGACCGGCGATTCAGGAATCCATAACGCCCATATTTTCGAACACGAACCCAGTCTTTCCAGGCATAGGTTATCTCATCAGCTTCCTCAAAGACTAGGGGCCAGACGATGTGCCCAACCGAATCCGAGAACCCGTACCGCCGGTCTTTTCCACTGCCACTGACAAGGACCGTCAACCCATCTTCGCGGTAAGTCTGCCCTCTAGAGAGATGTTGTGGTATGTAATCTACAGCCCCGCCTGAGCCTATATAAAACTCACCCGCTCCTTCACGAAAGCATTTGACGTATGGCTGACAGACCCAGCTTTTTACATAGTTTCCTATTATATAAGCATGAGCAAGTTGACTAAAAGGTTTCACGAGCTGACCTTTTGTATTCAGGTACCCGAACTTGCCCTCAGTGCTTACGACAAGGGCTTCGCCGTTATGGTAGGGATTGGCGCGCACATATAGCATTGGCACGACTAACCTACCCTGTTGATTTACATACCCGTGCTTGCCATTCAATACCACCTCGGCCATACCATCATAGAATTTGTCAATGTCATCAAATTGGCAGGCTACGATCAAACGCCCCACAGAATCCAGTAAGCCACAATGACGCTGCTGGTAAACCAGGTAATACGTGCCGAGTTGTTTACTATAGGTATATGGCTTTAGAAAATCCGGTCTTGGCTTGGCAAGCACAGTAGAAAATAGCGTTGCCATAAGTAGTGTTAGTCTGATGATCAGTAAGAGTTTAGACATAGCCCAATAGTAAGGAGAGGATAAACGCTGCCGATACTCGTTTTCCTACAAAAGCAGTATTCTAGGTACTGCTGTACGCCTATCCGTGCCACTATCCTTGGTGAGTACCGGTGTTGTTAGCTGATGCAGAATACGCTCAAAGCTGCGCGTAGTGAGGTGTATTGATACAAGACATGCATAAGATTGATCAGGGCGATTCACGTGTGTGAATCGCCCTCTTTTTTTGAACGTCGACACTGAAAATTTTACCTGCCCAGAGATAATCATTAACCTATTGATAATTAGATATCTATCGTACTATATCCTCGTGAAGCGGTAGTGATGCGCATAACTTTGCCGCCTGCAATCCCCTTTTTTTGATCTGGCGAAAGTAGAATGCACATTAAAGAGACATTTATAAAAAATTAAAGAAAGCATTTTCTTTTTAATAAGTATATCTATAGAGTAAGTATAATTACGTACTCTACACTACTTAGAGAGCCGCTTCATTCCCTGTCCGCACCGCCCCTTCCGCTATTGCAAGTATTTCGAGCGTGTCCTGCTGGTACGCTCCCCAAACCCGGCAATTCGTTGCACAACCAAATACAACCTGTTTCACTTAATCTTTCTCTGAATGACAAGTCAATTGTACAATTCAGTAGCTGGAAGACGGCGGTTACGCTGTGGTTCAGCCAACCCATTCGTTCTGGGCTTATGGCTCACCGGCGGTACCCTCTCCGCCTTATCAGCAGCACCAGCCGCTGCCAGTCCCAACCGCCCGGACGCGCGCTTTACCAGTGCCCCCCGGCCCGGTACCGTATACGCGCTTAGTCCGGCACAGCCTATCGCGCTGACCAACAAGCAGACTCCGCCCCCGATCACTATCAAAGGCCGGGTACTCGATGAGTTGGGCAAACCCATTCCGGGGTCGACGGTATTACTGAAAGGTACGTCGAGTACGGGAACCGTGACCGATGCCAATGGTACGTATACGCTGACCGTACCCAATGGTACGGGTACGCTCATCGTATCGTCGATTGGGTTTTCGGCGCTGGAGGTACCCATCGATAACCGGTCGTCAATCGATATTACGCTCAAGACCGACGTCAAATCGCTCAATGAAGTGGTTGTGGTGGGGTACGGTACGCAACGCCGGGCGGAGGTAACGTCGGCGGTGGCGACAGTGAAATCAGAGGACTTCAACCAGGGCGGCACGCGTAGCGCCCTCGATCTGGTGCAGGGTAAAGTGGCGGGTCTGCAAATCACTCGGACGCAGGGCAATAACCCCAACGCCAGCCCGGCCGTGCAGTTGCGCGGGATCGTATCGGTAAACGGTAGTTTATCGCCACTGATCGTGATCGACGGCATTCCCGGCGGTAACCTGGACCTATTGCAGCAAGACGATATTGCGTCGTTCGACGTGCTGAAAGATGGTTCGGCGGCTGCCATCTATGGTACGCGAGGCAACGCCGGGGTTATTCTGATTACGACAAAGAAAGGCAAAGCAGGTCCGGCCCGGTTCGATTACTCGACGTACACGCAGCACGAATCGGTTGCCAAACGACCCCGCTTCCTGACGCCCGAGGAATGGCGGGCCTACCGCAATGACCCGACCAATCAGAAAGCCGGGCAGATGCAGGACTTGGGTGCGTCGACGGACTTTTACGACCTACTACTGAACAAAGGCAACCTGAGTCAGTACCACAACCTGGCCCTGTCGGGTGGGGGCGAAAAAGGCAGCTACCGCGCGTCGATGTACTACAACGGTGCCGACCCCATCACGATTCAGAACTGGCGTCGGCAGTTTGGCGGTCGGCTGAGTTTCAATCAGCGCGGCCTGGGCGATATGCTCACTGCGCAGGTCAACCTGGCCACTAATTTCAGCCGGGCAAATCTGCTCGGCGGCAATGCCGGTGACTTTGAGAACGCCCTCGGCCGCAACCCAACGCAGCCGGTATTTAATCCTAACGGGACGTACTTTGAAGAAGGCTCGACAACGAACCCCATTGGTCGGCTGAATCAGGAGAAAAACCTGCGCTCGCAGCAAACCACGTCGGCCGATGCCCGCTTCACGCTCGAACCCATCCCCGGCCTACGGGCGTCGGCCTTCGGAGCCATCATTCGGGATACGTGGAACGACAACGAGTACCGCTCGACACAGTCCCGCTTCTCAGACATCGGTACGCTCAACGGAACCCCTGTCCGCAAGACTGGTTACGCCCGCAAATACAACTACCTGTCGACCAGTTCGACCTTTGAATCGACGCTCGAATACAACCGGACCATCAATCAGGACCATAGCCTGAAAGCGCTGGCCGGGTACTCCTACCAGTACTTCGTCTTCGAAGAGTTTTCGGGGGCAAACAGCGGCTTCCTGAACGACATTTTTCAGGAAAACAACCTGGGTGCCGGTAACTTCCTGCAACTGGGCAAGTCGTCGCTGGCCAGCAACAAGGAAGACAACACGCTGATCGCCTTTTTCGGGCGGCTCAACTACGCCTACAAAGACAAGTACATCGCTCAGGCCATTCTGCGCCGGGAAGGTTCGTCGCGCTTTGGGGCCAACTACAAGTACGGTTATTTCCCGGCCGTATCGGCGGGCTGGACCATCAGTAAGGAGCCGTTTATGAGCAAACTGACGTTCATCAACGACTTGAAACTGCGGATCGGTTACGGCGTGACGGGGAATCAGGGCATCCCAAATTACCAGTCGGTGGTGCGACTCAGCACGGGTAACCAGTACCTCAACGACGACGGGGTATGGCGGCAAACCTACGGCCCCAGCAACAACCCCAACCCCAACCTGCGCTGGGAACGCAAGCAGGAGGTTAACCTCGGCTTCGACTTCGCGCTCTTCAACGGTCGGCTGACGGGTGCGCTCGATCTGTACCAGCGTCGCACCTCCGACCTGCTGGGCAGCTTCAACACGCAGTTGCCGCCCTTCGTGCAGTCGACTCTGTTTACTAATGTCGGGGTGATTCAGAATAAAGGCGTCGAACTGACGCTGAGCGGTTCGGTACTGAAGAAGGAAAATTTCAGCTGGGGTATGGACGTAGCGGCCAGCACCCAATCGAACAAGCTGGTATCGTTCTCCGACGACGTCTTCAAAGTGACGTTCCTGACCTTCGGCGACATCGGCGGGTTCGGTGCGCTCGGACCAGCCATCCGCACCATCGAAGGCGGTCCGCTGGGCAGCTTCTACGGCAAGCGGTTCGCCGGGTTTACGCCCGAAGGTCGGTGGTTGTTCTACAAAGCCACTGGGGAAGCCGTCACGGCCGACAAGATCGTACCGAACGACGATTACGCCTACATCGGCAATGGCGTACCGAAGGTTTACGCGTCGTGGACGAACCGGTTTCAGTACAAAAATCTGGACCTGACGCTGTTTTTCCGGGGTAAGTTCGGCTACGATATTCTGAACCTGCAACAGGTGTTTTTTGGCAACAAAATCTACCTG is part of the Spirosoma rhododendri genome and encodes:
- a CDS encoding pyridoxamine 5'-phosphate oxidase family protein: MPSANSAPASTDSISQATRLPDLDQRCWQQLAQSASSDKSSDAGFRNLTVATCTSSGADARVVVLRHVDVAHKYVWFHTDARSEKVLQLEAFPQATLLFWDEKQQIQLRLVVETRLHTDDYLADEQWDKLHDGSIRSYLSEYRPGTEQPGPYPGFPDHVRQGELTPEDRAFGRQNFAAIECRVLCMEYLHLSKQGQTRARFQYEPVSKMSWLAP
- a CDS encoding VF530 family protein, which gives rise to MSEQQNNPLHGKTLEAIVTELVDRYGWAELAKRIPINCFKSNPSIKSSLTFLRKTAWAREQVETLYVKGLKR
- a CDS encoding DUF418 domain-containing protein is translated as MITSLSPIHSAGESDDTLRIDPAIDRATGPQPVAKVDRIQTIDMIRGLALLGILMMNIPGFGYLWSMLPIALKTPGSADYYAFTIVGTAFEGTMRGLFSMLFGAGMVLFTMNKRESETGPTVAEYYYRRLLWLVLFGVINAYILMWRGDILFFYGLLGMTLYPFRHAKPVWLLGLAVICMGIGMFRTELWYGDLRANRAGYLESVRLEKAKKKPSAEQMKQKTAWEGFMKNRKPDAKKQAKELREMRGSYATVFAHLLPRNSESETYGMYFGGWDMLMMMFIGMALLQWGFFSNKLPNAAYALTLLIGYGVGLPLSWFYVKAELGWVLNPATIVDTYRTVPFQVYDIRRVLLALGHASLLMLVYRAAIVPWLTRALTAVGQMAFTNYLMQSIICTLIFHGYGLGYYGKLAYHQLYYVVAGVWVFQLILSPIWLRYFQFGPFEWLWRSLTYWQPQPMRRVQQETSVVSLAG
- a CDS encoding DUF418 domain-containing protein, translating into MRALFSMLFGAGIILFLTRKRDGAGMAPPELFIRRQLWLIGYGLVNALVLLWPYDILFHYGIVGILLFPFVRLPARSLLIGAVVAGLIYGGKAYWNGVEEQQKYAKYQTVVAFEKAHKKAKLTDEQKDDKSGWEGLVKSQKFDPKADKADVVAMRSDYATVWTQLLPKIQQMEAPMFYRTLLWDIVSMLLLGMALFRWGFFSNELTTRRYGLLCVAGLGIGQGIAWLTMPYAETKITDFTQYVSRHTLPLDEMLLPFERGFSAVGWASLVLLLYRANVLTWLWKAVGAVGQMAFTNYLMQSVICTLLFYGYGFGYFGDLRIHQLYYIVAEVWLIQLVFSVVWLHYFRFGPLEWLWRSLTYGYQQPMALPTATTGPSATAVLS
- a CDS encoding DUF4385 domain-containing protein, translated to MPTPFDYSLDYRTLDLREQPDLYRVGKGEQGVLLVQPYKSEIVPYWRFKTPDIARESSEKIYQLFLDYKAQGDFVGMDMARKFLQMGVTRARRYANHRTGKKYDGPVPDDQKGRSGAHGRDQLPREEDPVKAESARIFYAKYLEAREDPDYKRMKKDWQAQYG
- a CDS encoding bifunctional 5,10-methylenetetrahydrofolate dehydrogenase/5,10-methenyltetrahydrofolate cyclohydrolase, giving the protein MQLLDGKFLSAQIKQEIAAEVAQIREQGGKIPHLVAILVGTNGASETYVASKMKNCEEVGMKSTLIRFEPTVTEAELLAAVQEVNDNPDMDGLIVQLPLPGHINPDRIMETIAPAKDVDGFHPINIGRMAKGLPAYVSATPQGVLEMLKRYNIETSGKHCVVVGRSQIVGLPMSILMQRNTYPGNCTVTLTHSRTTNLAEICRTADILVAALGKPEFVTGDMVKEGAVVIDVGLERVPDASKKSGFALKGDVKFDEVAPKTSYITPVPGGVGLMTICSLMQNTLKAARGEVY
- a CDS encoding WG repeat-containing protein, with the translated sequence MATLFSTVLAKPRPDFLKPYTYSKQLGTYYLVYQQRHCGLLDSVGRLIVACQFDDIDKFYDGMAEVVLNGKHGYVNQQGRLVVPMLYVRANPYHNGEALVVSTEGKFGYLNTKGQLVKPFSQLAHAYIIGNYVKSWVCQPYVKCFREGAGEFYIGSGGAVDYIPQHLSRGQTYREDGLTVLVSGSGKDRRYGFSDSVGHIVWPLVFEEADEITYAWKDWVRVRKYGRYGFLNRRSGKMMVPLIYEDSRPSALARIWVKRSEKWGMVDRTGKTVIPFQYTAVSTYCENRALVRAGTRLGYVDTTGKLITPIQFDKASYFKDGRAKVYQGNKWFEINSQGRVIDSGIQMDVFWTWVRYGGLFTGILFFVICVCRYRIALIK
- a CDS encoding SusC/RagA family TonB-linked outer membrane protein — protein: MTSQLYNSVAGRRRLRCGSANPFVLGLWLTGGTLSALSAAPAAASPNRPDARFTSAPRPGTVYALSPAQPIALTNKQTPPPITIKGRVLDELGKPIPGSTVLLKGTSSTGTVTDANGTYTLTVPNGTGTLIVSSIGFSALEVPIDNRSSIDITLKTDVKSLNEVVVVGYGTQRRAEVTSAVATVKSEDFNQGGTRSALDLVQGKVAGLQITRTQGNNPNASPAVQLRGIVSVNGSLSPLIVIDGIPGGNLDLLQQDDIASFDVLKDGSAAAIYGTRGNAGVILITTKKGKAGPARFDYSTYTQHESVAKRPRFLTPEEWRAYRNDPTNQKAGQMQDLGASTDFYDLLLNKGNLSQYHNLALSGGGEKGSYRASMYYNGADPITIQNWRRQFGGRLSFNQRGLGDMLTAQVNLATNFSRANLLGGNAGDFENALGRNPTQPVFNPNGTYFEEGSTTNPIGRLNQEKNLRSQQTTSADARFTLEPIPGLRASAFGAIIRDTWNDNEYRSTQSRFSDIGTLNGTPVRKTGYARKYNYLSTSSTFESTLEYNRTINQDHSLKALAGYSYQYFVFEEFSGANSGFLNDIFQENNLGAGNFLQLGKSSLASNKEDNTLIAFFGRLNYAYKDKYIAQAILRREGSSRFGANYKYGYFPAVSAGWTISKEPFMSKLTFINDLKLRIGYGVTGNQGIPNYQSVVRLSTGNQYLNDDGVWRQTYGPSNNPNPNLRWERKQEVNLGFDFALFNGRLTGALDLYQRRTSDLLGSFNTQLPPFVQSTLFTNVGVIQNKGVELTLSGSVLKKENFSWGMDVAASTQSNKLVSFSDDVFKVTFLTFGDIGGFGALGPAIRTIEGGPLGSFYGKRFAGFTPEGRWLFYKATGEAVTADKIVPNDDYAYIGNGVPKVYASWTNRFQYKNLDLTLFFRGKFGYDILNLQQVFFGNKIYLPNNVLQDAITRNNQINDALQFSDYYLEPGGFVKLDNVTLGYNFKFNTPLIRNLRVYLTGRNLLTFTKYRGQDPEVDDTGLAPGIDGRGFYPRTRSFTAGLNFGF